From Anopheles funestus chromosome 3RL, idAnoFuneDA-416_04, whole genome shotgun sequence, a single genomic window includes:
- the LOC125772161 gene encoding transmembrane protein 177, with the protein MNRGKKVSFFLTETGRQVVFYGATTVAIGLFAGHYFPHSICISYYKEFVQAYKNGEEKKLSEKLEQRYKRALNLLDLTDFEKKFAQPFVVYGFDVFNAGSFKTRYGAYVGIPSNFEYDSAAAIDRTDIKIRNQPIDWNTEPGKLLEDALVLSEDEQVFGIARELLTMKTHKTLIQSIIPTVSWMFTYSLASQVNERCNFYVRPRSLRMMLYTICGLFGFGIYSFSTDMTEIYYETKVDKQMATLGPDVVDAGARFYDKVLKKNVAIRKLTGEDYYTAKGNVNYLIRQKAAPLTLRKEFFQTGYKDFVGTEETTS; encoded by the exons ATGAACCGCGGTAAAAAAGTGTCCTTTTTCCTCACCGAAACTGGTCGGCAGGTTGTATTTTACGGTGCAACAACTGTTGCCATTGGACTGTTCGCTGGCCACTACTTTCCACACTCGATATGCATTTCTTACTACAAGGAGTTTGTACAAGCGTACAA aaatggagaagaaaagaaactttcaGAAAAGCTAGAACAGCGCTACAAGCGAGCCTTGAATCTGTTGGATTTGACGGATTTTGAAAAGAAGTTTGCCCAACCGTTCGTCGTGTACGGATTCGATGTGTTCAATGCGGGTTCGTTTAAAACACGGTACGGAGCGTACGTTGGCATACCGTCGAACTTTGAGTACGATAGTGCGGCGGCAATCGATCGTACTGATATTAAGATACGTAATCAACCGATTGACTGGAACACGGAACCGGGCAAACTGCTCGAGGATGCTCTCGTGCTGAGTGAGGACGAGCAGGTGTTTGGTATTGCGCGCGAGCTGCTTACAATGAAGACGCACAAAACGCTGATACAATCGATTATTCCTACCGTTTCGTGGATGTTTACGTACAGCTTAGCTTCGCAGGTGAACGAGCGGTGTAATTTCTACGTCCGACCTCGGTCGCTACGAATGATGTTGTACACGATCTGCGGTCTGTTTGGATTTGGCATTTATTCGTTCTCGACCGATATGACTGAAATTTACTACGAAACCAAAGTTGACAAACAAATGGCAACGCTCGGACCGGATGTGGTTGATGCTGGGGCAAGATTTTACGATAAGGTGCTGAagaaaaatgtagccattcgCAAGCTGACGGGGGAGGATTACTACACGGCAAAGGGTAACGTGAATTACCTAATCCGACAGAAGGCCGCTCCATTGACGTTGCGAAAAGAATTTTTCCAAACCGGTTACAAGGATTTCGTGGGCACAGAGGAAACGACGAGCTAG
- the LOC125772138 gene encoding excitatory amino acid transporter 3-like, translating into MKMQLRSVWGFVRRNLLTTLTILGVIVGIALGLGLRAVPDEGDTWSQRDVSYINYVGDLFLRTLKALILPLIVSSLIAAVGSLDLSLSKKIGGRAVLYYLATTVLAVILGIVLVVTIKPGSDRESDDVDSDAVQSRNVTTVDTLLDLVRNMFPPNLVQACTQQYQTVLKPPAANPAESDIYRWTITGMYADGMNILGLVVASIVFGVALGATKRENALVLQFFQQLSHIVMKVTGWVIWLSPVGVTFLIASKILEIEDLGDMFGKLGLYFAVVAGGILFHGFVVLSLLFFLFTRKNPFRFIANMGQALATAFGTSSSSASLPVTMQCLEEKNHIDPRVSRFVLPIGATINMDGTALYEAVAAIFIAQLRGLSLSFGNVLAISITATAASIGAAGIPQAGLVTLVMVLDTVGLPAEDVSLIIAVDWLLDRFRTLVNVLGDSFGAAIVYHYSKAELESTKNADGAMTATTQIPQEADPELVFHTDSILANGDERIIDKNSRL; encoded by the exons ATGAAGATGCAGTTGAGGTCCGTGTGGGGCTTCGTGCGCCGCAACCTACTGACAACCCTAACGATCCTCGGTGTGATCGTGGGTATAGCGCTTGGCTTGGGATTGCGGGCAGTTCCGGACGAAGGCGACACCTGGTCACAGCGTGATGTCTCCTACATCAACTACGTTGGTGATCTATTCCTGCGAACTCTCAAAGCCCTAATCCTACCGCTGATCGTATCATCACTGATCGCCGCCGTTGGATCACTCGATCTGTCCCTATCGAAGAAGATTGGTGGTCGAGCGGTACTGTACTATCTCGCGACAACTGTGCTCGCCGTAATTCTGGGCATTGTGCTCGTCGTCACGATAAAGCCCGGATCGGACCGTGAAAGTGATGATGTGGATTCGGACGCCGTTCAGTCGCGCAATGTCACCACCGTGGATACACTGCTCGATCTCGTGCGCAACATGTTCCCGCCAAATCTTGTACAAGCCTGTACGCAGCAGTACCAAACTGTGCTGAAACCACCGGCTGCCAATCCAGCCGAAAGCGACATCTACCGGTGGACGATCACGGGCATGTACGCGGACGGTATGAACATTCTCGGGCTGGTCGTCGCGTCGATCGTGTTCGGTGTGGCGCTCGGTGCAACCAAGCGCGAGAATGCCTTGGTACTTCAGTTTTTCCAACAGCTGTCCCACATCGTCATGAAGGTCACCGGCTGGGTGATTTG GCTCTCACCAGTTGGTGTGACGTTTTTGATTGCATCGAAAATTTTGGAAATCGAAGACCTTGGCGATATGTTCGGTAAGCTCGGGCTGTACTTTGCGGTCGTTGCTGGTGGCATTTTGTTCCACGGGTTCGTCGTGCTGTCGCTGCTATTCTTTCTGTTCACACGCAAAAATCCGTTCCGGTTTATTGCCAACATGGGTCAGGCACTTGCTACCGCATTCGGGACCTCGTCCAGTTCGGCCTCACTGCCCGTTACCATGCAGTGTTTGGAGGAGAAGAATCACATCGATCCACGCGTTTCGCGGTTTGTGCTTCCGATCGGTGCTACGATCAATATGGACGGTACGGCACTGTACGAAGCGGTCGCTGCCATCTTCATCGCTCAGTTGCGTG GACTCTCCCTATCTTTTGGCAATGTTCTGGCAATCAGTATAACGGCAACGGCGGCCAGTATTGGAGCTGCTGGAATTCCTCAGGCAGGTCTCGTAACGCTCGTCATGGTACTGGACACGGTCGGACTACCCGCCGAGGATGTATCCCTCATCATTGCCGTCGATTGGCTACT CGATCGCTTCCGGACACTGGTGAATGTGCTCGGCGACAGCTTCGGTGCAGCCATCGTGTACCACTATAGCAAGGCAGAGCTGGAAAGCACGAAAAACGCTGATGGTGCAATGACAGCAACGACGCAAATACCACAGGAAGCGGATCCGGAGCTAGTGTTTCATACGGATTCGATACTAGCCAACGGTGATGAGCGCATCATCGATAAGAACAGTCGGTtgtag
- the LOC125772150 gene encoding uncharacterized protein LOC125772150, with protein MAFKPPANQPFLEQNLKRTLHNLLAVGHIFAVVPWDLEPFEPVPVPALRWLRTFIRAANLVYSIVIIVAICTATLFNHTGTIASDFFAIRTLYLAEYIIANITVLLIMGGCRFLRTFYITFGNEIVSIGHSLYICQVSIDFRLVQSIINRLVVSSLLYFSSLVLLDVLFNVDTSCKFICRTLVYTLPNAIHVFALHQYVAMQLLVCYYFRSINKALMRCDDRSSKKMFDCTTFLETLRKAHLRLSNLIVELNENFGVLIVCTVLSSFVVLNLQLFNLYKVTAITRKRFWSSNDSFQLAKTLMWIGLHAAKVLLILYPIHLGRRERDRTGPVLYQFAIHYDTNDSTEHAVRIREGYSQCVVALQCHNHLPLQLMKFVGQLLHGTGPYKACGVITLDLTLISKVWEEFLEVLTTV; from the coding sequence ATGGCATTCAAACCACCCGCCAATCAACCATTTCTGGAGCAAAATCTCAAACGAACGCTCCACAATTTGCTTGCAGTAGGACACATCTTTGCAGTAGTACCATGGGATCTAGAACCGTTTGAACCTGTACCGGTGCCAGCATTACGTTGGTTGCGGACGTTTATTCGCGCTGCAAATCTAGTGTACTCCATTGTGATTATTGTTGCCATATGTACAGCCACGCTGTTCAATCATACCGGAACGATAGCCTCAGATTTTTTTGCTATCCGAACATTGTACCTGGCAGAGTATATAATCGCCAACATTACCGTCCTGCTGATAATGGGCGGATGTCGCTTTCTGCGGACATTTTACATTACCTTCGGTAATGAGATCGTTTCCATCGGACACAGTTTGTACATTTGTCAGGTATCGATCGACTTTCGGTTGGTGCAATCCATCATTAACAGGCTGGTGGTTAGTAGCTTGCTGTACTTTTCCTCCTTAGTGTTGTTAGATGTACTGTTTAACGTTGACACATCGTGTAAATTCATTTGCCGTACCTTGGTCTATACACTTCCAAATGCGATCCACGTGTTTGCCCTACATCAGTACGTAGCGATGCAATTACTTGTCTGTTACTACTTTCGATCAATTAACAAAGCGTTGATGAGATGCGATGATCGTTCTAgtaagaaaatgtttgattgtACGACTTTCTTGGAAACTCTGAGAAAAGCTCATCTCAGACTTAGTAATCTCATCGTGGAGCTAAATGAGAACTTTGGAGTTCTTATTGTCTGTACCGTGCTATCTTCGTTCGTGGTGCTTAATCTTCAGCTATTCAACTTGTACAAGGTTACAGCAATAACGAGGAAACGGTTCTGGAGTTCCAACGATAGCTTTCAGCTAGCAAAAACCTTGATGTGGATAGGATTGCACGCTGCCAAGGTCCTCCTCATCCTTTACCCTATACACCTTGGGCGACGCGAGCGAGACCGTACCGGACCAGTACTCTATCAGTTCGCTATTCACTACGATACTAACGACTCCACTGAGCATGCAGTAAGAATTCGGGAAGGTTACTCACAGTGCGTAGTTGCGTTACAATGCCACAACCATCTTCCATTGCAGTTGATGAAGTTCGTTGGTCAACTGTTGCACGGTACGGGACCCTATAAGGCGTGCGGGGTGATAACGCTCGACTTAACACTCATTAGCAAGGTATGGGAGGAATTTCTTGAAGTGCTAACCACCGTGTAA
- the LOC125772108 gene encoding putative gustatory receptor 59e: MVLELLSNKQLFRKEFHQTTHKLVRACKVFGTVPWEVTLFESNGKPLNGWAVWLIRASNGLYSVCLMTVVLVATVLQHIEFDNHMPFMTRMLYIMEYLMENGVVMLILLGCHYQRRCYGRFSERLLAVAIDVSLCGGTVDFSRIETIFNRLMGSVMLFFAGVLMVDFLYNDQVFWSFVRSSAIYTLSNMINVLGIVQYAYVLYVVFYFYYDMNRLLKSYTRHLHTQDKRYARRLASEIVLPSGALYDYAQLIDILRRTHLQLSKLTEQVNGCFGVLIVSTTTASFVVLSLQFFAIYLVTTVRIWTVSDTYLLIYTVLWIVLHVAKILMILYPCHLVQRERDRTGPILYRFDPTMKDGALNNALTKFSSQLLHVQGPLTACGVINLEMTLISTMVGALTTYLVILIQFETAVSQGQAGNSSAAHFGTANGRGNGSLSA, from the exons ATGGTGCTGGAGCTGCTTTCCAACAAGCAATTGTTTCGGAAAGAATTTCACCAAACGACGCACAAGCTGGTACGTGCCTGCAAAGTCTTCGGTACCGTTCCGTGGGAAGTTACGCTATTCGAGAGCAATGGCAAACCGCTTAATGGATGGGCGGTGTGGCTTATCCGTGCATCGAACGGGCTATACTCGGTCTGCTTAATGACGGTCGTACTGGTGGCCACCGTTCTACAGCACATCGAATTCGACAACCACATGCCGTTTATGACGCGCATGCTCTACATCATGGAGTACCTGATGGAGAATGGGGTAGTGATGCTGATCCTGCTCGGGTGCCACTATCAGCGTCGCTGCTATGGCCGCTTCTCGGAACGGTTGCTTGCGGTCGCGATCGATGTGTCGCTGTGCGGTGGTACGGTCGATTTTTCGCGCATCGAAACGATCTTCAATCGGTTGATGGGGAGTGTGATGCTTTTCTTCGCCGGCGTACTAATGGTGGACTTCCTGTACAACGATCAGGTGTTTTGGAGCTTTGTGCGCAGTTCGGCGATCTACACGCTATCGAACATGATCAATGTGCTGGGGATAGTACAGTACGCGTACGTGCTGTACGTTGTGTTTTACTTCTACTACGATATGAACCGATTGCTGAAATCGTACACACGCCATCTCCACACCCAGGACAAACGGTATGCTCGGCGGCTTGCCAGTGAGATCGTCCTGCCGTCCGGAGCGCTTTACGATTATGCACAGCTCATCGACATCTTGCGCCGAACGCATCTGCAGCTAAGCAAGCTGACCGAGCAGGTGAACGGTTGCTTCGGTGTGCTGATCGTGTCCACCACAACCGCCTCGTTCGTTGTGCTCAGTTTACAGTTTTTTGCCATCTACCTAGTAACGACGGTACGGATCTGGACGGTGAGCGATACGTATCTGCTGATATACACCGTCCTGTGGATCGTACTGCATGTCGCCAAGATACTGATGATCCTGTACCCGTGCCATCTTGTACAACGCGAACGGGACCGTACCGGGCCGATTTTGTATCGCTTTGATCCGACCATGAAAGATGGTGCGTTGAATAATGCG TTGACGAAATTTTCCAGTCAGTTGCTTCACGTGCAGGGACCACTAACGGCATGCGGTGTTATCAATCTAGAAATGACGCTCATTAGCACG atgGTTGGCGCCCTTACGACGTATCTCGTGATACTGATACAGTTCGAAACGGCCGTTAGTCAAGGTCAGGCTGGCAACAGTTCAGCGGCGCACTTCGGTACAGCGAATGGCCGTGGTAACGGTTCACTATCAGCCTAG